GAGGATTGGGGTGGGGTCCGAACCCGGCTCTTGATGGAGAAGGAATAAATCAATTAAAGCGGAACGGTCTGCGCTTCAACAACCGCCAACGCCACCATATTCACAATACGACGAACAGAGGCAATCGGGGTTAACACATGCACCGGTTTCGCCACGCCCATCAATACTGGCCCTACGGTCACGCCCTCTGAACTGGAAACGCGCAGCAGGTTATAGCTGATTCGCGCCGCTTCCACGTTCGGCATGATCAGGATATTGGCCGAGCCTTTCAGCGGGCTATCTGGCATACGCTCATGGCGAATACTCTCCACCAGCGCCGCATCACCGTGCATCTCACCGTCGATCTCCAGATCTGGCGCACGCTCACGAACCATCTCCAGCGTTTTACGCATTTTGCAGGCGGCTTTGGAATCTGAAGAACCGTAGTTGGAGTGCGACAGCAGCGCGACCTTAGGCTCAATACCGAAACGACGCACCGTTTCAGCAGCCAGCAGTGTAATCTCCGTTAACTCTTCAGGCGTTGGATCGTCATTAACGTAAGTATCCGCGATAAAGGTGTTGCCGCTTGGCAGCAACAGCGCATTCATCGCCCCCGCAGCTTTCACGCCTTCGCGATAACCAAACAGTTTTTCCAGTACGCTAAAGTGTTCGTGATACTCACCGATTGTGCCGCAAATCATCGCATCCGCTTCACCACGATGCACCATGATGGCACCGATAACCGTGGTGTTGCTGATAACCGCACGCTGCGCTTGTTCCTGGGTAATGCCGCGACGTTTCATGATGTTGTAGTACTCGTTCCAGTACTCTTTGAAACGTGGGTCGGATTCGTTGTTCACGATTTCAAAATCAACGCCAGCGCGCATTTGCAGACCCAATTTCTTGAGGCGCATTTCGATAACCGCCGGGCGGCCAATAAGAATCGGTTTCGCCAGGCCCAGCGTAATCAGCTCCTGAGTAGCATGCAGCACGCGCGCTTCTTCGCCTTCGGCCAACACAACGCGTTTCGGATCTTTACGCGCCTGAGAGAAAATCGGCTTCATAAACAGGTTTGTTTTGTAGACGAACTCGGTCAGTTTCTCTCGGTAAGCGTCGAAATCCTGTATTGGGCGCGTGGCCACACCGGTATCCATCGCCGCTTTCGCCACCGCAGGGGCAATCTGCACAATCAGGCGCGGGTCGAAAGGTTTAGGAATCAGGTAATCCGGGCCGAACGTCAGCTCTTCTTCACCGTAAGCCGAAGCCACCACGTCGCTTTGCTCGGCGTGCGCCAGCTCTGCAATAGCATGAACCGCAGCCAGTTTCATCTCTTCGTTAATCGCCGTTGCGCCCACATCCAGCGCACCACGGAAAATGAACGGGAAGCACAGCACGTTGTTAACCTGATTTGGGAAGTCAGAGCGACCGGTACAGATAATGGCATCCGGGCGTACTTCTTTTGCCAGCGGTGGCAGAATTTCCGGCTCAGGGTTTGCCAGCGCCAGAATCAGCGGCGAGCGCGCCATTTTCTTCACCATCTCCTGGCTCATCGCTTTCGGGCCAGAACAGCCGAGGAAAATATCCGCCCCTTCAATCACTTCATCAAGTGTGCGCTTGCCGTTGTCGTCCACCGCATAGGCCGCTTTGGTTTCCGCCATGTTCTCTTCGCGACCTTTGTAGATAACGCCTTTTGAGTCGCAAACCACGATGTTGTGTTTCTGAACGCCCAACTGCACCAGCAGGTTCATACAGGCGATGGCAGATGCGCCCGCACCGGACACCACCAGACGCACATCGGAGATATTCTTCTCAACGACGCGCAGGCCGTTAAGCACGGCAGCGGTACAGATAATTGCTGTCCCGTGTTGATCGTCATGGAACACAGGAATATTCATGCGCTCGCGCAGTTTTTTCTCGATGTAGAAACACTCTGGCGCTTTGATATCTTCAAGGTTAATGCCGCCAAACGTTGGCTCAAGGGCAGCAATGACATCAATGAGTTTGTCCGGGTCCATCTCATCAACTTCGATATCGAACACGTCAATACCGGCAAATTTCTTGAACAGAACGCCCTTGCCTTCCATCACTGGCTTGCCCGCCAGCGCACCGATATTACCCAACCCGAGCACGGCGGTGCCGTTAGAAACGACGCCAACCAGGTTGCCGCGTGCGGTGTATTTGTATGCCGCCAGGGGGTCCTTTTCTATCTCAAGACAAGGTGCCGCCACGCCCGGAGAGTATGCCAATGCCAGGTCACGCTGGGTGGCCAGAGGTTTGGTTGGGGAGACCTGAATTTTTCCGGGAATGGGAAATTCGTGAAAATCGAGGGCACTTTGCTTTAGCTGTTCATCCATTTCTTCGTACCTTTTTTTATAACTCTCAAGGGGGCGGTAAGTATCACGCTTGTGCGCGCGATAAACTTTGAACATCGCCATACTATCAGCAACATCTGACAAAAATGTTAGTGAAACCGCATTACTATGTTACCAGGCATTAACAACATTGCTATGCCTATCTGCTATGCTTTTTAGTTATGCCAACGATGAATTTTCGTCGCGAGTGACATGGAACACTCGAGTAACATTATGTTTATAAAGGAAAGAGTCATGAGCCAGTTAGACAGTATTAAGAAGTTCACCACGGTTGTCGCCGACAGCGGTGACATCGAATCTATCCGTCACTACCAGCCCATCGATGCGACCACTAACCCTTCGCTGTTACTTAAAGCGGCCGGTTTAGCGCATTATCAAACGCTTATTGATGATGCTATTGCTTACGGTAAACAGCGTGGGGGCACCAAGGAAGAGCAAGTCGTGCAGGCCTGCGACAAGCTAGCGGTTAATTTCGGCGCGGAAATTCTGAAAAGCATCCCAGGCCGCGTCTCGACAGAAGTGGACGCCCGCCTCTCTTTCGATAAAGAAAAGAGCATTGCAAAAGCCCGCCAGTTGATTGCGCTGTATGAAGAGTTGGGCATTGATAAATCCCGGGTGCTCATCAAACTTGCGTCCACATGGGAAGGTATTCGCGCCGCAGAAGAGCTGCAAAAAGAGGGTATCGACTGCAACCTGACGCTGCTGTTCTCCTTTGCCCAGGCCCGCGCCTGCGCGGAAGCGGGCGTGTTCCTGATTTCACCGTTTGTTGGGCGCATCTACGACTGGTATCAGGCACGCAAACCGATGGACCCGTATGTGGTTGAAGAAGATCCGGGCGTCAAATCGGTGCGCAATATCTATGATTACTTTAAGCAGTATAACTACAGCACCATCGTGATGGGCGCGAGCTTCCGTCGTACCGAGCAGATTCTGGCGCTGGTCGGCTGTGACCGTTTAACCATTGCCCCTAACCTGCTGCAACAGCTTCAGGAAAGCGAAGAGCCGGTCATTCGCAAATTAATCCCAGGCTCACAGGGCTTCCGCCGCCCGGAACCTATTAGTGAAGCTGATTTCCGTTGGGAACATAACCAGGACCCAATGGCCGTAGAAAAACTGGCTGAAGGTATCCGCCTGTTCGCCATTGACCAACGCAAACTGGAAGATTTACTCGCCGCCAAACTTTGAACGACAACTACGGAGTGAAACATGTCATCTCGTAAAGAGCTTGCAAATGCCATTCGTGCCCTAAGTATGGACGCGGTACAAAAAGCGAATTCGGGCCACCCAGGCGCACCAATGGGGATGGCAGATATTGCCGAAGTGTTATGGAATGACTTTATGCACCATAACCCGACGAATCCCACCTGGGCCGATCGGGACCGATTCATCCTCTCTAACGGCCATGCTTCAATGCTGCTGTACAGTTTGCTGCACCTGAGCGGGTATGACTTGCCGATTGAAGAATTAAAAAACTTCCGTCAACTTCACTCCAAAACCCCGGGCCATCCGGAAATTGGTTACACGCCGGGTGTGGAAACCACCACCGGCCCGCTTGGCCAGGGGTTAGCCAACGCAGTGGGTTTAGCCATTGCAGAACGCACATTAGGGGCGCAATTCAACCGCCCTGACCATGAAATTGTCGATCATTTTACCTATGTGTTTATGGGGGATGGCTGCCTGATGGAAGGCATCTCCCATGAAGTTTGCTCGCTGGCGGGAACGTTGGGCCTGGGCAAACTTATCGGCTTCTATGACCACAACGGCATTTCCATTGATGGGGAAACCGACGGCTGGTTTACCGACGACACCGCCAAACGCTTCGAGGCGTATCACTGGCATGTGGTGCATGAAATCGACGGTCACGATCCTGAGGCGGTGAAAAAAGCGATTCAGGAAGCGCAAAGTGTGAAAGATAAACCGTCGCTGATTATCTGCCGCACCATTATTGGTTTTGGCTCGCCTAACAAAGCGGGTAAAGAAGAGGCGCACGGCGCGGCACTCGGTGAGCAGGAAGTGGCGCTCGCCCGCAAGCAACTCGGCTGGAACCATCCGGCATTTGAAATCCCAAAAGAGATTTATCACGCCTGGGACGCTAAACAGAAAGGCGAAAAAGCAGAAGCCGCATGGAATGAAAAATTTGCCGCTTATGCCAAAGCCCATCCTGAATTGAGCGCTGAGTTTAACCGCCGTATGCACGGCGAAATGCCAGAAAGCTGGCAGGAAACCACGCAGCAATACATCGAAAAACTCCAGGCCAATCCAGAAAAAATTGCTACCCGTAAGGCGTCACAAAACGCCTTAAACGCTTACGGCCCGAGCCTTCCCGAATTACTTGGCGGTTCGGCTGACTTAGCGCCAAGCAACCTGACAATCTGGAAAGAGTCCAAATCCATCAAAGAGGACATCGCCGGGAACTACATTCATTACGGCGTGCGTGAATTTGGTATGACGGCTATCGCCAACGGCATTGCGCACCACGGTGGATTTGTTCCTTACACCGCCACCTTCCTGATGTTTGTGGAGTATGCCCGTAACGCGGCGCGTATGGCGGCGTTGATGAAAGCGCGGCAAATCATGGTCTATACCCATGACTCAATCGGGCTTGGCGAAGATGGCCCCACGCACCAGGCAGTCGAGCAGCTTGCCAGCCTGCGTCTGACGCCAAACTTCAGCACCTGGCGTCCGTGCGATCAGGTAGAAGCGGCTGTAGCCTGGAAAGCAGCCATCGAGCGGCACAACGGCCCTACCGCGCTGATTCTTTCGCGCCAGAACCTCGCACAAATGGAACGCACGTCTGAGCAGGTCAAGGCTATCAGCCGAGGCGGTTATATTTTGAAAGACAGCGACGGTACGCCAGACGTGATTCTGATTGCGACCGGTTCGGAGATAGAAATTACCGTGCTGGCGGCGAATAAGCTCAGTGAAGAGGGTCACAAGGTGCGCGTGGTTTCGCTCCCGTCTACGGATATTTTTGATGCGCAAGATGAAGCGTACCGCGAATCCGTTCTACCTTCGGATGTCACCGCGCGGGTGGCGGTAGAGGCAAGTATTGCTGACTACTGGTACAAATACGTGGGGCTGAAAGGGGCGATTGTCGGGATGACGACCTACGGGGAATCAGCTCCCGCCGACAAGCTGTTCCCGTTCTTTGGTTTTACTACGGAGAATGTGGTGGCGAAAGCTAAGAAGGTTTTGGGCGTTTAGTCAGGTTCTGTTTGCCCCGACCCCACCCCAACCCTCCCCTTTCCAGGGGAGGGAGCAGTAAATTCCTCCACCGGGTAAGAGGGAGGGAGCGGTTAGCTCCTCCCCCTGGCAAGGGGGAGGCTGGGTGGGGGTCATTATAAAATCACTTCGTCACCCACAAAGTCGGCCACGACGCACTCCCATTCCACTCATCACACGTCGGCTCTTCGGCATAACGCACCAGACGGAAACGTTGCCCGTCAAAACGCCAGCGCGTCGAAACACCGCAATCGCCAATTCCACGCCCTTTGGCAAGCGTCACAAGCTCTTTATTGGTTTCGTCATAACCGGCATTCATCAGTTCAAGTTCGGTATTCCCACTTCCTGGCGTAAACGGCAGTTTTAAACGGATTTCTCGGGCAGCAAACGGTTTCTGGCGCGACACCACCCAGGCGAGATCGACCACGTTATACGCCCCAGCTTCACACCCCGTCATTAGCAACGCTTTATCGTCACTCAGGGCAAAAACGCGCACTTCACGGCGGGCGGGATCTAAAGAACACTGGCTGTTATTCATGCGCCAGGTGCCGTAATCCATCAGGTCGCTTTGCTCAATTTGCGTCAGGGGCGTGGGGGTTGGGTTGGTTAGCGTGACCTCTTTTAGCGCGGGCGCAGGCGGTACGCTAAGCGGGGGATCGTCCCCTTTTTTGATCCACGCGGTTTCGCTCCCCACACGCTGCTGTTGGCTGTCGATAAACAGGAGTGACGCTTTCAGGCCAGCAAGCGAGATATTTCCCGTCCCGTTTTGCAGCGTGATGGCATCCGCGTTAACGACTTTTTCGAGGAAGCTGTTAATCGCATCAGCATCGCCGGTTTTGAGATGGTGTGCAGTTTCCTGCCATTTGGCGCTCTCCAGCACCAGCGGTTGGCCGTCGACCACCAGGTGCTGAGCAATCGCTGGCGCTTTATTTTCTGCGGCGGTCATATTGCCTAAATCGATTCGCAGCGTCGCATCCGTATGCGCCCCGGCGCTACGAGTAAGCGTCATCACCAGGCCCTGATGCGACCCGGTGTTACGTGCGGTACAAAAATTTTGGTTATTACAGGTGACTTGCCAGTCGGAGAAAGATTTCTGCGCAGGTGCCGCGAAAACGGAGCTCGCTATAAAGAATAAAAAAATAAACAGCGATTTAATCCGGAGACACATTGGCGGCACACATCCTGGAGATGACGAAGATAAAAGACGGTCGAAAAGTGGCGATATCTTCGTCTGGTTGAGGTTTGCGCTCAATCGGATTTATCGGATACCCTTCATACTTCACGCTGTGGCGTTGTTAGCCACAACTTGAAGTATTTTGGGTATAGCAAAATAGAACCAACTGAATCTAAATTCGTTTAATCCATAATCCCGCGTAACTGCAGTTGTTGTAACAGAATGACCGTCTTTCCATCACGAATTTCACCGGACGCAACCATTTCCAGGGCTTGCTTAAAGGGAAGTTCCAGCACATCAATATCTTCATCCTCAATGCCGCCCCCGGCATTTTCGCGGTGCGTATCGTTGTATTCAGCCATGTAGAAATAGATAAGCTCCGTTACACCGCCGGGCGACATATACAGTTCGAATAATTTTTCGACTTCCCCAACCTGATAACCGGTTTCTTCCATGGCCTCTTTACGGGCACACACTTCCGGTTCGTCGGCGTCTAACAAACCCGCGCAGGTTTCAATCAACATGCCATCGGGATTACCGTTAACCCACGTTGCCACACGGAACTGGCGCGTCAGCACTACGGTTTTTTTGTCTCGGTTGTACAGCAGCATCGTTGCGCCATTACCACGGTCATAGACTTCTCGTTTGTGGCGGATAGCTTCGGCTTCGTTACGGTATAGATCGTAGGTGATATTGCGCAGGATGAAGTAATTATCTGAGAGGATTTTATCTTTGATGACTTCGATTTTGATCGACATACCGTCTCCACAAGGCGTTAGGGGAGTCGATAATCATAGGCTGGTAAGCAGTATATCTGCAACGGGGATTATCCTGAATAATTCAAGATGCGGGCGTAGGGTGGATTATTGTTAGCGACATCCACCCTACGCCCGCTGTGTCGGATGTCGCTAACGCTAATCCGACCTACGAAATTAAAAACCGTTCTTAACTTCGCTCATATCTGGCAGCTTATGCGCAATCCCTTTGTGGCAATCCACACAGGTTTGGCCATCTTTCACCGCTTTATCATGCATTTTTGCCGCGACCGTTTTCTGGGCGGTGAAATCCATGTAATCAAAGTTATGACAGTTGCGGCACTCTTGCGAATTGTTGTTTTTCATCCTTCGCCACTCGTTTTGCGCCATCGCCAGGCGATGATCATCAAACTTCTGCGGCGTATCGATTAAGCCAAACGCTTTGGCATACAACTCTTTGCTGGCCTGAATTTTACGTAAGATTTTCGGGCCCCACTCATGCGGAACGTGGCAGTCCGGGCAGGTGGCCCGCACGCCGCTGCGGTTATTGTAATGCACGGTCTGCATATACTCTTCGTAGACGTTAGCGCGCATTTCATGGCAGCCGATACAAAACTCTTCGCGGTTTGTCATCTCCATGCCGGTGTTAAAACCGCCCCAGAAAATAATCCCACCAGCGAAACCAATCAGCAGTAACGTGCCCAGCGCAAGGCGGCTCGGACGACGCCACCACTGCCATATGCGTCGGATGATGCCGGGTTTACGGGTTGATTTATCCATAATGGCCTCTAGTTTCCAAAGCCTTTAGACGGCGTGAAGGTGTTTTCGACAATCGGCGCCGCATCGGTTTGTGGAACGTGGCATTGCAGGCAGAAATAGCGGCGCGGTGCGACGTTAGAAAGCACCTTACCCTCGCTATCCATAAAATGCGTCGGGCTGACGCGTGGCGCGCCTGTCGTGCGGTAATGCTCAACGCCGTGGCATTGCAGGCAACGGTTGGTGTTTTTAGATACCTGGTAGCCGTCCACGCTGTGCGGAATCATTGGCGGCTGGTTGACGTAATTGAGCGCCATACGCCCCTGCTGCTTAGGCATATGTATCGCCCCTTCCGGCGTGCCAGAAACCTCTGGAGACTGGGTCAGATCGACGCCGTTTGCCGCCCACAGTGCGCCACTCACCAGCACAGCAAACGCCGCAACCCATTGAAATAATGTCCTGGTCTTTTTCATGATGTTATCCCCTTACACCTTCGCCAGTTTTACGGCACATTTCTTATAATCCGTCTCTTTAGAAAGCGGATCGGTCGCATCCAGCGTCAGGTTATTCACCAGTTGCGCAGCATCGAAGAACGGCATGTAGACCAGACCCTGCGGCGGCTTGTTGCGGCCACGAGTTTCGACAATCGACATCACCTCTCCGCGACGCGACATCACTTTCACTTTGTCGCCCCGGCGTAGATCGCGTGCTTTAGCATCCAGAGGATGGATGAATAAAACTGCTTCCGGGAAGGCGCGATGCAGCTCCGGGACGCGACGAGTCATACTGCCGGTATGCCAGTGTTCCAGCACACGTCCGGTGGAGAGCCACAGGTCATATTCCTGGTCAGGAGATTCAGCCGCAGGCTCATAGGGGAGCGCGAAAATCACCGCTTTGCCGTCTGGTTTGCCGTAAAACTTGAAGCCCTCACCCGCTTTCACATACGGATCGTGGCCTTCGCTGTAGCGCCAGAGCGTCTCTTTGCCGTCAACCACCGGCCAGCGCAAACCGCGCGCTTTGTGGTAGTCATCGAACGGGGCAAGATCGTGCCCGTGGCCACGCCCGAACGCGGCGTACTCTTCGAACAACCCTTTTTGCAGGTAGAAACCCAGCTCGCGGGATTCGTCATTAAGCTGATCTTCAGCCAGTTCAGTCACAGGGAATTTGCTGACGTTAGCGTTCGCAAACAGCACGTCGAACAGCGTTTTGCCGCGATATCCCGTTTTCTGATCCACTAACTCAGCAGGCCAGACGTCTTCCACTTTGAAGCGTTTGGCAAATTGCACTAACTGCCAGAGATCGGATTTTGCCTCGCCCGGCGCTTTAACTTGCTGACGCCAGAACTGAGTGCGGCGTTCGGCATTGCCGTAAGCCCCCTCTTTTTCCACCCACATCGCCGTCGGAAGGATCAGATCCGCGCTTAATGCGCTGATCGTCGGATAAGGATCGGAGACAATCACGAAGTTGCGCGGATCGCGCCAGCCCGGCATACGCTCTTCGGTAATATTCGGCCCCGCCTGCATGTTGTTGTTACACATCACCCAGTAAACATTGAGCTTGCCATCTTTTAGCGCGCGGTCTTGCGCCACGGCATGCAGGCCCACTTTCGCAGGGATCGTGCCCGAAGGCAGTTGCCACATGTTTTCGGCGATTTGACGGTGTTTCTCGTTGGTCACCACCATGTCTGCGGGCAGGCGATGGGAGAAAGTACCGACTTCACGCGCCGTGCCACAAGCTGATGGCTGGCCGGTCAAAGAGAACGGCCCGCAGCCAGGCTGAGAAATTTTGCCGGTAAGCAAATGGATGTTGTAGACGAGGTTATTCGCCCAGACACCACGGGAATGCTGGTTAAAGCCCATCGTCCAGTAGGAGATCACTTTCTTGCCGGGGTCTGCGTACAACTTCGCCAGCGCTTCAAGTTGGTCTTGTGGCACGCCGCTCATTTGCGCCGTTTTTTCCAGCGTGTACTCCGCCACAAACGCTTTGTAATCTTCAAAGCTCATCGGTTCCGAAGCATCAGACCCTGGGTTTTTGGCGGCCTTTTCCAGCGGATGCGTTGGGCGCAAACCATAGCCGATATCCGTCACGCCTTTACGCAGATTCACATGCTGCTTAAAGAACGACTCGTTGATGGCGTTATTCTGAATAATGTAATTGGCGATGTAGTTAAGAATCGCCAGATCGGTTTGCGGAGTGAACACCATACCGTTATCGGCCAGCTCAAAGCTCCGATGTTGGAAGGTTGAGAGCACCGCGACATTTACGTTTTCATTCGACAGGCGGCGGTTGGTGATGCGCGACCATAAAACCGGGTGCATCTCCGCCATGTTCGAGCCCCAGAGCACGAAGGCGTCGGCCTGCTCGATATCGTCGTAGCAGCCCATCGGTTCATCCATACCGAAGGTGCGCATAAAGCCCACTACGGCAGAGGCCATGCAGTGGCGTGCATTCGGATCGAGGTTGTTGGAGCGGAAGCCCGCTTTAAATAATTTGGACGCGGCGTAACCTTCCCAGACCGTCCATTGGCCGGAGCCAAACATACCGACCGCTTCCGGCCCTTTCTCTTTCAGGCTGATTTTGAATTTCTGTTCCATGATGTCGAAGGCCTGCTCCCAGGTGATGGGAGCGAACTCGCCTTCTTTATCGTACTGGCCGTCTTTCATCCGCAGCAGCGGCTGGGTCAGCCGGTCTTTTCCATACATGATTTTTGGCAGGAAATAGCCTTTGATACAGTTCAGGCCACGGTTAACCGGCGCATCCGGGTCGCCCTGGCTTGCGACAACACGTCCATCCTGAGTGCCGACTAATACGCCACAACCGGTACCACAAAAACGGCACGGGGCTTTATCCCATTTGATGGCATCCTGTTTCCCGACGACCGCACGGGCCACGCTCGGGACGCTAAGACCAGCGGCGGCCGCCGCGGCTGCAATAGCGTTCGCTTTCATAAAGCTACGACGACTGAGTTTCATGGTGTTTCCTCACCTTGCTCATCCTGCTGGTGATAAACCAGCGACACCGCCAGCACACCCGCAATATTGCGTGCCGACTCAATTTGATTCAGCAGCACGTCACTGCGCGCCGCTTCCATTACCACGACCAATTTGCCGTGTTCGGCATCGCTCACGGCCACTTCGCAGCCGGAGAGCGCGTTCAGTGCGTTGCTGATGTCGAGAATATTGTGTGGTTGCGCTTGAACCACCAGGCCACAGACGTGCCAGTTAGCTTGCATTTGCGTGCCTCATGGTGATGGCTGAAACCGGGCAGCCGGCGATACACGCGCCACAGGCGGTGCAATCGGTATGGTTCAAAGAAGGTTGTGCAATACCTGAAATCGAAGGACGAAAGGCAATGGCCTGCGTTTCACAGGTGTCCTGGCAGCTACGGCATTCCACGTTATTTTTTGCCAGGCAGTTATCACCAATGGACAGCGTATGCTCCCAGGGAGAAAGCTCACGCGTTAAAAAGAGTTGTTCCGGGCAGGCTTGCGCGCAGGCGTAGCAAAAAGTGCATTCGCCATGGCTAAAATTGACTTCGGGGTAACCCCCCTGGCCACGTTTTAGGACACGGGTTTCACAGGCGGATAGGCAGACATTGCAGCGGGTGCAATCAAGCAGAAAATGGTGTTCGTCTCCGCTCCAGGGCGGGCGGAACACCGTCGCGGAGCGTTGAAAGCTCCCGGTTAATAATCCACGTCGGGAAAAATCAGCCATAAGGCACATCCTTGCATCACAAATGCCAGATTTCGCAGCGCTGAAACTGGCAAACACATCTGTGTTATTTCCGTAGTTTTTACGGGTCTTTTTATTGAGTGTTACGGTATGTGACAAAGAGGAGTAGAGGCATCACCCTTTAGGGGTAAATGCAGGGGTAAGATCAAAAAGGAATTCGGTTTGTAAAACAAACACTCACCCCGGCATGGAACCGGGGTGAAATTGTCGATTAATTCACGCGTTGAGGCGCAACGTTCAGATACTCCATAATCCCTGCGGCAGCATGACGGCCTTCGGCCATTGCGGTCACAACCAGGTCGGCACCGCGCACGGCATCACCGCCGGCAAAAATCTTCGGATTACTGGTCTGGTAGCGTAGTTTATCTTCCACGCTTGCAATGATTCGCCCCCAGCTATCAAGCCTCACGTTATGTTCTTCCAGCCACGGCATACCGTGTGGATGGAAGCCAAACGCCATAATCACCGCATCGGCTGGCATGACAAATTCAGAGCCTTCAATCGGTTCCGGACGGCGGCGACCCTGCCCGTCAGGTTCGCCCATTTGAGTGCGCAGCATGCGAATGCCCATCACCTGCCCGCTTTCATCGAGCTCGATATTTAGCGGCTGGACGTTGAATTCAAACATCGCCCCTTCTTCGCGAGCGTTTTTGACCTCTTTTTTAGAGCCGGGCATGTTGGCTTCATCGCGACGGTACGCGCATGTGACCGACCCCGCGCCGTGGCGAATTGAGGTACGCACACAGTCCATCGCCGTATCGCCCCCGCCCAGCACCACCACTTTTTTGCCCGCCATGTTGATATAGGGTTCATCAGCTAATTCCGGCAGCCCCATCACCTGTTTCGTATTGGCGATAAGGAACGGTAGCGCATCGTAAACGCCCGGCGCGTCTTCATTCGGCAGACCCGCTTTCATTGAGCGGTACGTCCCTACACCGACAAATACCGCGTCAAATTCATCAAGAATATTTTGCAGAGAGATATCGCGCCCCACTTCAGTATTGAGCTTAAATTCAATCCCCATGGCACTGAAGATTTCGCGTCGGCGACTTAACAGGGATTTATCCAGTTTGAACGCCGGAATACCAAATGTGAGCAGCCCGCCGATCTCCGGATGGCGGTCAAATACGATGGCCTGAACGCCGTTACGCGCCAGAATATCCGCACAGGCAAGCCCGGCAGGCCCTGCACCAATCACCGCCACGCGGCGTTGAGTGGGTTTGACATAAGAGAGATCGGGAGTCCAGCCGCTGGCAAACGCATTATCGGAAATATAGCGTTCAATGTTGCCGATAGTGACAGCGCCATATTCGTCTTTCAGGGTGCAGGCGCTTTCGCATAAACGGTCCTGAGGGCAGACGCGGCCCGTCACTTCCGGCAGGCAGTTCGTGCGGTGCGAAAGTTCTACAGCCTCCAGAATACGCCCCGCTTTAACCAGCTCAATCCACTGTGGAATATGG
This genomic window from Buttiauxella gaviniae contains:
- the maeB gene encoding NADP-dependent oxaloacetate-decarboxylating malate dehydrogenase, with the translated sequence MDEQLKQSALDFHEFPIPGKIQVSPTKPLATQRDLALAYSPGVAAPCLEIEKDPLAAYKYTARGNLVGVVSNGTAVLGLGNIGALAGKPVMEGKGVLFKKFAGIDVFDIEVDEMDPDKLIDVIAALEPTFGGINLEDIKAPECFYIEKKLRERMNIPVFHDDQHGTAIICTAAVLNGLRVVEKNISDVRLVVSGAGASAIACMNLLVQLGVQKHNIVVCDSKGVIYKGREENMAETKAAYAVDDNGKRTLDEVIEGADIFLGCSGPKAMSQEMVKKMARSPLILALANPEPEILPPLAKEVRPDAIICTGRSDFPNQVNNVLCFPFIFRGALDVGATAINEEMKLAAVHAIAELAHAEQSDVVASAYGEEELTFGPDYLIPKPFDPRLIVQIAPAVAKAAMDTGVATRPIQDFDAYREKLTEFVYKTNLFMKPIFSQARKDPKRVVLAEGEEARVLHATQELITLGLAKPILIGRPAVIEMRLKKLGLQMRAGVDFEIVNNESDPRFKEYWNEYYNIMKRRGITQEQAQRAVISNTTVIGAIMVHRGEADAMICGTIGEYHEHFSVLEKLFGYREGVKAAGAMNALLLPSGNTFIADTYVNDDPTPEELTEITLLAAETVRRFGIEPKVALLSHSNYGSSDSKAACKMRKTLEMVRERAPDLEIDGEMHGDAALVESIRHERMPDSPLKGSANILIMPNVEAARISYNLLRVSSSEGVTVGPVLMGVAKPVHVLTPIASVRRIVNMVALAVVEAQTVPL
- the tal gene encoding transaldolase, with translation MSQLDSIKKFTTVVADSGDIESIRHYQPIDATTNPSLLLKAAGLAHYQTLIDDAIAYGKQRGGTKEEQVVQACDKLAVNFGAEILKSIPGRVSTEVDARLSFDKEKSIAKARQLIALYEELGIDKSRVLIKLASTWEGIRAAEELQKEGIDCNLTLLFSFAQARACAEAGVFLISPFVGRIYDWYQARKPMDPYVVEEDPGVKSVRNIYDYFKQYNYSTIVMGASFRRTEQILALVGCDRLTIAPNLLQQLQESEEPVIRKLIPGSQGFRRPEPISEADFRWEHNQDPMAVEKLAEGIRLFAIDQRKLEDLLAAKL
- the tkt gene encoding transketolase, yielding MSSRKELANAIRALSMDAVQKANSGHPGAPMGMADIAEVLWNDFMHHNPTNPTWADRDRFILSNGHASMLLYSLLHLSGYDLPIEELKNFRQLHSKTPGHPEIGYTPGVETTTGPLGQGLANAVGLAIAERTLGAQFNRPDHEIVDHFTYVFMGDGCLMEGISHEVCSLAGTLGLGKLIGFYDHNGISIDGETDGWFTDDTAKRFEAYHWHVVHEIDGHDPEAVKKAIQEAQSVKDKPSLIICRTIIGFGSPNKAGKEEAHGAALGEQEVALARKQLGWNHPAFEIPKEIYHAWDAKQKGEKAEAAWNEKFAAYAKAHPELSAEFNRRMHGEMPESWQETTQQYIEKLQANPEKIATRKASQNALNAYGPSLPELLGGSADLAPSNLTIWKESKSIKEDIAGNYIHYGVREFGMTAIANGIAHHGGFVPYTATFLMFVEYARNAARMAALMKARQIMVYTHDSIGLGEDGPTHQAVEQLASLRLTPNFSTWRPCDQVEAAVAWKAAIERHNGPTALILSRQNLAQMERTSEQVKAISRGGYILKDSDGTPDVILIATGSEIEITVLAANKLSEEGHKVRVVSLPSTDIFDAQDEAYRESVLPSDVTARVAVEASIADYWYKYVGLKGAIVGMTTYGESAPADKLFPFFGFTTENVVAKAKKVLGV
- a CDS encoding DUF1176 domain-containing protein, with translation MCLRIKSLFIFLFFIASSVFAAPAQKSFSDWQVTCNNQNFCTARNTGSHQGLVMTLTRSAGAHTDATLRIDLGNMTAAENKAPAIAQHLVVDGQPLVLESAKWQETAHHLKTGDADAINSFLEKVVNADAITLQNGTGNISLAGLKASLLFIDSQQQRVGSETAWIKKGDDPPLSVPPAPALKEVTLTNPTPTPLTQIEQSDLMDYGTWRMNNSQCSLDPARREVRVFALSDDKALLMTGCEAGAYNVVDLAWVVSRQKPFAAREIRLKLPFTPGSGNTELELMNAGYDETNKELVTLAKGRGIGDCGVSTRWRFDGQRFRLVRYAEEPTCDEWNGSASWPTLWVTK
- the nudK gene encoding GDP-mannose pyrophosphatase NudK; the encoded protein is MSIKIEVIKDKILSDNYFILRNITYDLYRNEAEAIRHKREVYDRGNGATMLLYNRDKKTVVLTRQFRVATWVNGNPDGMLIETCAGLLDADEPEVCARKEAMEETGYQVGEVEKLFELYMSPGGVTELIYFYMAEYNDTHRENAGGGIEDEDIDVLELPFKQALEMVASGEIRDGKTVILLQQLQLRGIMD